gtatgtattttgtgtattaataatttgtttAACATAATGTTATTTTTGAAGTTATcaagtatttatattattttataatttattattatttatttattttttttttttttttggtacgcttttaattaaattgtttaataatatatatatatatatatataatatatatatattttaaaaattttttaatccTTTTAATTAtgtttccaaaaaaaaagaaaaaagaaaaaaaatgtgtttATTTTACTTCtatatgtgaatatatttatatatgtgtgtttattttatgattattttataatatgctCATTTTGTAAAACGTATTCATTTTAATGTTTtgattatgttatattttatattattaaattatatagtatatatttgtaatatattatttaatttatattatatattttttttgttttggtGGTTAATTTTCCTATTTTAAACAacgaaaaattattttaggcaaattatgttaatttttaaaattttttaaacagattaaaaaaaaaaaggggagattataaataaataattaaacattttagatatctatatattatattaaacataaaaatataaataaaaatataaataaaaatataaatataaataaaaatataaatataaataaaaatataaatataaatattttttatataacaaaaaaattaaaaaataaggcaaacatataaataaaaaagcatacatacatatatatatatatatatatatattttattttattttattttattttattttattttattttattttattttattttattttattttattttttttttgcttggGATAATAAACTGTCGAGACCGAATGGGTCGGATATAtccttaatatatttgaCAGGTTGCATAGTATCTCGTGTTTCTATTTTTTGAACATTTTTCCTTAATCTTTCACTTgagaatttatatatattagcattatttttattattgaaaAGGGCTGTATCATAAATTTGATAAGTATCATCATCTTGTGTAGTTGTtacattattttgttcattaatATTGAATAAGGTTATAtcatgaatattattatttttactaaCATTAACTTTATTAAGAGCAATTTGTTCTTCTACATAtctattttcataatttttcatttttttaagatttttttctattttgtaTTCTCTTTCGATTTCTCTCTTTCTATCATTAATGAGTGAGCTATGTGCAAgacctttttcttttcttgcTTGTATAGCTAGATTTTTTAgtacattttctttttcttctttttcttttaattttttctgttTCATAACACTATTACGTATTTGTATTTCTTCTCTAGCTTTTTTCTCAgcaacatataaatattcactAAGGTGAGCAAAGTTTTCATTAACTACaacattatttaattttttattatcgcTTTGTATTCTTTTATCTAAAGGAATATTATatcctttattatttttccaaTTTGAAACACAAGGTGGTATTTTCCaatcattttcttcttctttatttaatttccTTGTAGGTGATCTAAGTATAGGATAATCTGGTgagttttttatatttggtaattttttatgtttaaatTTGGATACATCTAAAGGATCTGTTCCTTTTTctacaatttttataattctttcttcaagattattatttaatttattttgtggtatatatctataatatttttcttcttttttattaacaatattacttttatttaatttttcatttaatatattttcaatattcCTTTTCGTATTTTCAATAATCTCATTctcttcatcattattaggTTTGTAAGTaggttcattatatttttcttctctATCTTTTGTGTctgataaaatttttttttttcttaatttatttattctttcatTAGGTTCAATCTTATCTATTtcattgttatatatatgtatttgttgattaattaaattatcatattttacgTTGTTATTCTCgtcaatatattttaaaacaatattatttttattatcgcTCTTTAATCCAATATTATTCGGATATTGATTCATATGAATTTCGGGATATGCTCCTCCCCCTTGGAAATCTTCATTACATGTAATTCTTAAATGTCTTCTTTTTAAATACTCATAGCAttgattctttttttttatttcttcttttttttttatggagTTATTACTTTCTTTAAAATCATGCAACTCGTTTTCGTCATCATACGCCTTCTTTTTAGGTTTAGGAATATtcctataaaataaaataaaaaattccaacatatataaatatatatacatatatatatatgaatatagtCTTGATATAAATGTAGGGCagcatatataatttatcataacataaaatgttatttaatataaataatagtacatttatttaaataaattaatatattttgtttatattatattaactattatatgaaaaaacatatatatcttaggttaaatatatatatatatattatattcattttattcataCCTTAAAAAATCAGTCATTTGCTTTTtcaagtatatataattttttttatgacaATTATTTTAATCCTATTtaattgatttttttttattacttttttttttttttttttccttccaCTTTTTTGTCAAATTAATGTTCTGTCATTATGAAATATggtaatttaaatatattacaagttaaaatatacatatatatatatatatatatatatatatatatattatatgtaataaaatataaaaacaataaattgaagaaaaggaagaaaaattttaaattaacatattcatattatatttttttatatacttttaaaaatgtaatgttttctatacataaaaatatatattttatttttatatgagtaaaaaaaaaaaaaaaaaaaaaaaaaaaaaaaaattatatatatatatatatatatatatacattattatatataattaaataaaaattacctacggacatattattaatatatatagtaagcataatatacataacaaaaaatatattatttatttatatattttttaaaaatggaaCAAATGATTCTTTAAATTACTCAAattgatattttttaaaattttatgttctacatattatattatatatattataggtTTTTGTTTGAATTTACAATATTTATgtgaatacataaatatatatatatatatatatattatatatataacataatatagacactttttctttctttttcttttttgtgatggaaagaaaataagatatattttataaaacatatatccAACATTTAAacagaaatatatatgtttctttttttaacttGATAAGttttatatgttttcctttttttttaaatatttgaacatttttatatgaaacacaaatattttaaaaaaatataatatatataaatattatatatatgtaagaacatatattttattatatatacattatttaaagaatatactaaaaaaaataaaaaaaaaaaaataaaagagaataaaaaaaaaaaaaaaaaaaatatcataattcgtttaaataattacatttatataaattattttgtgcaaatataaaatttccaTTTTATTACAAGTAATAAAATTCATGTTCATTTGTTTCCttctcttttatttatttatttagttagtttctttctttttttttttttttttatcatttatattatatatacaatttaataaataatattacatattattttgcAGCAATGAATTTAGGAGTAGTCTGAATTAagttatttttcttattatcacctcgtataatatataattataaaaaaaatattgatatatgAGATGTAGGAATAAAGAAAAACCTCAAAAATCGAACTCACCAATGTATACTTGCTTATTAGCTTTTTCAAAACCATACACAAAACTTCTTAcgaaattttaaatatatgattgATATTTCTGGTAACTAATTAATATTTGTTCAATACATTTTCTctcaaaaattttattaaagaatatatatatatatatatatgtgaaataAAAAGTAACAACGAATgttataactttttttttctttctttttaattcataagaattataaaaaaaaaaaaaaaaaaaattaaaattcattgacttttcttttctattcTTTAAATGCAGCATCTCAGACCTTCCTTcctgtttttataaaaattacacAAATTAGgagaaagaaaaaggaaaaaaaaaaaaaaaaaaaaaaatggaaaaacaAGAAACATACAAATATGTGACctatttttccattttttcttttttcttttttatttctttctttcattttgtgtatgtatatttgcAGGATGTTTTGAGCTTAAACTCATTGCATAtgcataatatttattttaaatgtgtatatatttggacaaaaaaaaataataaaaaaaaattattctcTTTTCATTTGAACAATATgcttaaaaattttttgtcAATGTGATTTCCTCTCATATTAACCTCATATctatttttgaatatattcatccttttttgttgttctcaaaaaaaaatatcttatTATACAACATGATATGGacttcattattttcttaaCACTCTTTTGTGTGTCACCCTCATAAataaaatcataataataataataatacgaaGGATAAGAGTactaattaaataaatgaataaaataatttttcatttcattttaagCATGTCTTTTTGGTTCTACTATTGCAAAAGAGCATTACTATATTAACCCCCCTAATAAATAaactattaaaaaataaaaaaaataaaaaaaggaaaagataaaaccatgatataataaaatatatgtgatatatatatatatatatatatatatatatatatatatatataatatgatgtattatcttataatttattttatactaTAATACGAAAAaacaattattaaaaattagtGCTGTGATATATATGGATTGACATttctaaaataaaaaatttaaaaagccACCGTATATACATTTGTTATATGAACAGATTTgaagttattattataacatatttcaaaatttatttcaaaatattttaatagtaACTCTTCGAATCGTTCaaaaggaaatattataatatctatatatcttttacatttataagtttatatttttatcattttattttatttttttttttttttgggtaGTTTGCAAAATGGACTACTAAGTtcttatagaaatatattatatatttttggtgtatacatatttattttattatttttctttttaacaataatatttaat
This sequence is a window from Plasmodium falciparum 3D7 genome assembly, chromosome: 2. Protein-coding genes within it:
- a CDS encoding pre-mRNA-processing protein 45, putative, with translation MTDFLRNIPKPKKKAYDDENELHDFKESNNSIKKKEEIKKKNQCYEYLKRRHLRITCNEDFQGGGAYPEIHMNQYPNNIGLKSDNKNNIVLKYIDENNNVKYDNLINQQIHIYNNEIDKIEPNERINKLRKKKILSDTKDREEKYNEPTYKPNNDEENEIIENTKRNIENILNEKLNKSNIVNKKEEKYYRYIPQNKLNNNLEERIIKIVEKGTDPLDVSKFKHKKLPNIKNSPDYPILRSPTRKLNKEEENDWKIPPCVSNWKNNKGYNIPLDKRIQSDNKKLNNVVVNENFAHLSEYLYVAEKKAREEIQIRNSVMKQKKLKEKEEKENVLKNLAIQARKEKGLAHSSLINDRKREIEREYKIEKNLKKMKNYENRYVEEQIALNKVNVSKNNNIHDITLFNINEQNNVTTTQDDDTYQIYDTALFNNKNNANIYKFSSERLRKNVQKIETRDTMQPVKYIKDISDPFGLDSLLSQAKKK